Proteins from a single region of Hydra vulgaris chromosome 12, alternate assembly HydraT2T_AEP:
- the LOC100198396 gene encoding uncharacterized protein LOC100198396: MVNIPKTRKTFCKGKKCRKHTLHKVTQYKAGKASLFAQGKRRYDRKQSGYGGQTKPVFHKKAKTTKKIVLRMECTDCKYRKQIPLKRCKHFELGGDKKRKGQMIQF, encoded by the exons ATG gttAATATTCCAAAAACCCGGAAGACCTTTTGCAAGGGAAAGAAATGCCGAAAACATACTCTGCATAAAGTAACTCAATACAAAGCAGGAAAGGCTTCACTCTTTGCCCAAG gtAAACGCCGTTACGACAGAAAACAATCTGGTTATGGTGGTCAAACGAAACCAGTGTTTCACAAAAAg GCAAAAACCACAAAGAAAATAGTACTTCGTATGGAGTGTACTGATTGTAAGTACAGGAAACAGATTCCTTTGAAACGATGCAAACACTTTGAACTTGGTGGTGACAAGAAGAGAAAG gGTCAAATGATTCAATTCTAA